A segment of the Caloenas nicobarica isolate bCalNic1 chromosome 12, bCalNic1.hap1, whole genome shotgun sequence genome:
GAGGGTTGGAGTTGACAAGCACCAGCAGCATGCACAAGGCAATTAACAGTGtctctgttctttttcccctctctggcCCAGTATATTGAGTCTCCTGATGTGGAAAAAGAGGTGAAGCGTCTCCTGAGCACCGATGCTGAAGCTGTCAGTGTCCGTATCCTTTTGGGAGGAAATAAGCTCAAGTGGGGGACAGGACACTTATGTGTGACCTGGGGGTTGTGGAAAGGAGAGAGACAAGTTCAGCTTTGTGTGGGTGTGAGAGACGGGAGATAAGCACACAAGAGGTAATGAAGTTTTGGAGCTTCATCTTTGATTTCTTCAAAGCTCATTGTTTCTTCGTGGTGACCTTCCTTGCAGACTGTATTGTTGTACTGAGCAGAAGCTTAGGTAACAGCAGAGAAGCCATCGAAAAAGGGGGCTGGGGTGGCTGGTTGTGGATGTCCTTTGCTGCAAGGCCAGACTTGTTGGAGGGACAGTGATCTGCAGTTTTTAGCATTGTTTCATCATATTGCATCTTTCATGTTCCTATTTTTCCCTTGACTCATCTCTTCCTGCTGTCAGGCTGGGAAGTCATTGCTgaagatgaaacaaaagaagTAGACAACCATGGTTCACTCACCAGCCTGGACATTTCCTCTCCAGGGATGTCGGGACATAAGCAAGGCCATGGCTCCTCAGGTGCAGTGGGgaagctgttgttttctttctagccACTCACTAATTGGTTGGGCTCATTCTCTCAGGGTTAAACCCTAcccagagaggagagagggtgTTGAGACAGACACCTTGTACATCCCTGTATGGGCCCTGGCAGGCAAAGGGTGCTGGGAGGTCATCAGCTGtgattttcctcttccattttgTACCCTCCTAGAACATGATGAACTGCGGGAGATATTTAATgacatcagcagcagcagtgaagaTGAAGATGAGAGGGATCATCATGATGATGAAGACCTGAACATCATGGACACTGAGGAGGATTTGGAGAGGCAGTTGCAGGACAAGCTGAATGAGTCCgatgggcagcagcaggagaacgAGGGGTCCAACCAGATAGGTGAGAGGGTGGCATAGCACAGCGGAATCACCGGAGTGCCAGGCAGGCTgcactgcccagctctgctgctgttctgtgctCACTCTCTCTTCCAGTTATGGGGATCCAGAAGCAGATTGACAACCTGAAAAGTAAACTCCAGGAGACCCAGGACAGGAGGAAGCGCCAGGAAGATCTCATCATGAAAGTGGAGAACCTAGCCCTCAAGGTGAGAGCTTTCCTGGGGTCTCTTCAAGTCTTCTGCTTAGCACTGGCTTGCCATTAGATCCAGTGGACTGATTCAGCTGCTGCCCTGGAAAAGCCAGGTGCCTGCTGGGTTAAAAATAACTGTGATGTGACCATACACACTCCAGCATTTCCCCATGGAGGCAAAGCAGTCCATAAAACTAGGGGAGATAAGGAGGGCTGGTTGTCAGTGCAGCTTGGGGCTTGCTGCATCATTTGACATGTGCCAGCACCTATTCAGTTGAGAGCACATCGGTGACTGTGATCTGGCATGTTTGTCTCTGCAGACCCGTCTCCAGGCCGTGCTGGATGAGTtcaagcagcaggaagagcgagagaagcagcaggtgaGGAAACCCCCACAGTGGAGTGGGGAGGACTGGGGCACGATGCAGTTTTAGGCTTTGCCCCTGACAAAGTTTCCTGAAACTTGTACCACACCAGCTGCTTTGAACTCCAGTGTTACAGGTCAGGTGTGGTTGTACATCATCTGTAGTCGCATGGAGCTTCCTAAGGGACAGGGCGGTATAGGAAAGGGGGTTGATTGCAGCCTTCCTTCTGAAGGAGCAGTTTGCCAAAACACGTCTGGCCAGCAGTCTAAGGCTACTAAGATTGCTGCCTGGGGTAAAACACGACACAGAAACCCACTAGCACCCGTGTACGAGACAGACAGTAGCTGTAGGGTCTTGGCAGATTTCTTGCCTGGGCAGCTCTTTTGAGTTTCAACCAAGGCAGGAGGTTCCCACTCCTGGGTTCCTGTTGTGCAACTTCACCTGTGGGCAATGCTGAGTTCTGCCACATATGGGCAAAACAGCCACTGGCGTAGGTGGAAGATCCACAGAAACGCAGAAGGGCttgggctggagctgccgggAGTCCCAGCCGTGCCTTGCTGTAATGCCTTGCCTCCTTTTCCCAGATGACGtccctgcaggagcagctggaggccCTCATGGAGAAGTGAGGAGCGGGCCTGGGTCTTTGTATCTGCGAGAAGAGCTGAAAGTGTTTCTTCATCTGCCACGCTGAAGTTTTTGCTCCAGGCACACAccgctgctgccagctgtgctgccgggcagggctggaggctccgtgtccagagctgctctcaCAGACATTGTGCTCGGCTTGGCTGGTGGAGCTGAAGGATTGGACTATGTCTGTGAGAGCAGCCAGAACACTGTAAATATTCAGCACCATTCTCTGAGAGGGGTTTAATTCTCCATGGGACTATGCGGTGCAGCTTTCTACATGTTACTGAGTCTTGGACTTGATGGGCTGTGGCCTGGTAGAAGCTTGTTCCTTGCTTGAGGAACGCTTGTTTCTGGAAACCAGACTCAATAAAGTATCGTTTCCAACCCTGATCCATTCCTGCGTGGTCTCTGGAGTACAGACCAGTGCGGTCTCTAGAGTACAGACCAGCGCTGCCTCTTGCCAGTTGTGCCTGACCACACTCAGCCCAGGCTGGTGCTCGCACcggctttactgggctctgctgaaaTGCTCCTTGCGCGTCTGACTCAAAGGGGGACTGTGCGTGAAGGGGACCCCGCAAGCCCTTGCTTTGTGGGAGGAGCGAGGCGCTTCTGATCAGGGAGTTTCTTTAATTCCTCACAGACGAGGCAGGCCAATCCCAGATTAACCTGACAGGGTGGGAAGAGGATTAGAAAGGCAGTTCCAGAACGCAACGGAAAGCACCTCGGGCTTCAGCGAGGGTGTGCCACGACAGGACATCCCTCTCACAACTCGAAGAGCACGGGAAGGGGAGAAGGCTTCCAAACTCTGCCCCCAGCACGGAAAGCAAAAGGCCAGTGGCAGCCCTGGGAAGTGGTGTGCGTGTCCAGATAGTCAAGAAATGGAGATAGCGTAAGGAAGACGTGGAGCTCAGGAAGGGCCAGAGCACACCTGTGTGTATGTGCCTGTGACCTGCTCCTGGGGACCATCAGGAGCAGTCATGGAGGAAACCTACCTGCTGAATGTGGAAGGGGTCAAAAAGAAGATTCTGCATGGAGGTCAAGGAGAGCTGCCAAAGTTGCAGGATGGGAGCAAGGTAAGTCATCTTGGTTGTTACCCAAAGCTCTGGGAGAGTGGAGGGTTCTGATGACACCATCCCAGCCCATTACAGTTAGATTTCCCTGCTCACAAGCTGAGCTCCAGGTCTGTGGTATGGGGAGATCCTATCTCCAGGAGATCCCTCGTAAGTGGGGGGTGCAGGAATGGCTATTTTGGGCACAGGCAGCCACATCGCCCTGGCAGTGACAGCCAACGTTGCCCACTGCCTTCACCTTGTATTGGTGCTGTTATCTGCCTTCTCCCTCTTGTCCTGAGGCCATCGGAGCTCAGCAGCCAGGTTGCTGGAAATCTGTCTTTCCTGGTGTGTCAAACAGGAGTGAGGGGTGCCAATGGGGAGCTTTTGGGGGCTTCTGAGGACCCCCGAGCCTGTGGGAATGGGAAGATCAGCATGGGTTCTGCCAGGTCCTGGCACACGCTGTGGGCCCACTCTCTGAACTGGGTTATAATGGGGAACCCAAAGAGAGCAGCCAGATATAGCACTGATAGGCATTAAGATGCTCCACCATCTGCTTGCTGTCTAAGACAAATGGGTAG
Coding sequences within it:
- the TAF7L gene encoding transcription initiation factor TFIID subunit 7-like, whose product is MSKSKDDAPHELESQFVLRLPPEYASTVRRAVQSGNVNLKDRLTIELHADGRHGIVRVDRVPLAAKLVDLPCIIESLKTIDKKTFYKTADICQMLVCTVDGDLYPPLEEQTVSTDPKANKKKDKDREKKFIWNHGITLPLKNVRKRRFRKTAKKKYIESPDVEKEVKRLLSTDAEAVSVRWEVIAEDETKEVDNHGSLTSLDISSPGMSGHKQGHGSSEHDELREIFNDISSSSEDEDERDHHDDEDLNIMDTEEDLERQLQDKLNESDGQQQENEGSNQIVMGIQKQIDNLKSKLQETQDRRKRQEDLIMKVENLALKTRLQAVLDEFKQQEEREKQQMTSLQEQLEALMEK